The proteins below come from a single Gimesia alba genomic window:
- a CDS encoding UbiD family decarboxylase has translation MNNTIMMNADHLADFVANFEEAGQLVRISAPVESELEIAAITEHVIKSNPEGLAPVLLFDQVKGHKVPVLTNLYGSLPRLLQILRTDSLDAIADRVAGLLSPDLPEGWLDSLKMIPQFSQLLNIKPRIVKTASCQQVVKLGRDVNLSEFPLLKNWPDEAFPTITAGQIVTFDPDTNARFVNARPIQVISEQQLAIRWSQHDAGYQLLQKYQSRDQQMPAAIVLGGDPVGLYSAHAPLPTLTDPYAFSGFLRNQSLELVKGRSIDLEVPAHAEIVMEGFIDTTADPLEVGPVANPTGYYSPSEYVLPLHLSAVTHRANPIWPALIPAAPPAEEGLFAQATERIFRPLLKLVVPELVDVHFPPSGTGRYLLFVSIQKSYPHQARRVVNALWSLERLLSLKLIIVVDQDVNVHNESEVWYHVSTNVNPGRDLIFSEGPGDDYDHSATVKGIGHKLGFDATRKTTAEGHPREWPDALQMPTEIQQRVQSRLDELGLS, from the coding sequence ATGAATAACACCATAATGATGAATGCGGACCATCTGGCCGATTTTGTAGCGAACTTTGAAGAAGCCGGGCAACTGGTCCGTATCTCGGCGCCTGTCGAGTCCGAACTCGAAATCGCCGCCATCACCGAACATGTCATCAAATCAAACCCGGAGGGATTGGCACCCGTGCTCCTCTTCGATCAGGTCAAAGGACACAAGGTCCCTGTCTTAACGAACTTGTACGGCAGTCTGCCTCGATTGCTACAGATCTTACGCACTGATTCTCTGGACGCCATCGCTGATCGCGTCGCCGGCCTCTTATCGCCCGATCTCCCGGAAGGTTGGCTCGATTCGCTGAAGATGATTCCACAGTTCTCACAACTGCTCAACATCAAACCCCGGATCGTCAAAACCGCCAGCTGCCAGCAGGTCGTCAAACTGGGCCGTGATGTAAACCTCAGCGAATTTCCTCTGTTGAAAAACTGGCCCGACGAAGCTTTTCCCACCATCACCGCCGGGCAGATTGTCACCTTTGATCCGGATACCAATGCCCGGTTTGTGAATGCCCGACCGATTCAGGTCATCTCCGAACAGCAACTCGCGATTCGCTGGAGTCAGCATGACGCCGGCTATCAGCTGTTGCAGAAATATCAGTCCCGCGACCAGCAGATGCCCGCTGCCATCGTTCTGGGCGGCGATCCAGTCGGTCTCTATTCGGCACATGCGCCGTTACCGACTTTGACCGACCCTTATGCCTTCAGCGGTTTTCTGCGGAATCAATCTCTGGAACTGGTCAAAGGACGATCCATTGATCTCGAAGTTCCCGCGCACGCTGAAATTGTGATGGAAGGTTTCATCGATACCACCGCCGATCCTCTGGAAGTGGGACCAGTCGCGAACCCGACTGGCTATTACAGTCCATCCGAATACGTTCTGCCCCTGCATCTGTCTGCGGTCACGCATCGCGCCAATCCGATTTGGCCCGCTCTGATTCCCGCCGCTCCCCCGGCTGAAGAAGGCCTGTTTGCACAAGCCACCGAACGCATTTTTCGTCCCCTGTTAAAATTGGTGGTTCCGGAACTGGTCGACGTCCATTTCCCGCCGTCAGGGACAGGCCGCTATCTGCTGTTTGTCAGCATTCAGAAATCCTATCCGCATCAGGCCCGCCGCGTCGTGAATGCATTGTGGAGCCTGGAACGCTTACTCTCATTAAAGCTGATTATCGTCGTGGATCAAGATGTGAACGTGCACAACGAGTCTGAAGTCTGGTACCATGTCAGCACGAATGTGAACCCCGGTCGTGATCTGATTTTCTCGGAAGGCCCTGGGGATGATTACGATCACAGTGCGACAGTCAAGGGCATCGGCCACAAACTGGGCTTCGATGCGACTCGCAAAACCACGGCAGAAGGGCATCCCCGTGAATGGCCGGACGCATTACAGATGCCGACCGAAATACAACAACGCGTACAGAGCCGTCTTGATGAACTCGGCCTTTCCTGA
- the ubiE gene encoding bifunctional demethylmenaquinone methyltransferase/2-methoxy-6-polyprenyl-1,4-benzoquinol methylase UbiE, with protein MNVDKTGSRVQQMFGEIAPRYDFMNHFLSGGVDYYWRWRTVRKVAPAGAAPILDVCTGTGDLAISYLKKAGGKTKVVGADFTHEMLKLALKKNNSESLSFLEADTQQLPFSDNQFQIVSVAFGLRNVADTRRGLKEMIRVCQPGGQVAVLEFSIPTNPLFRACYQFYFRHILPKMGQLLARNQQSAYNYLPESVSEFPHGKALADMMDECGLQGTRWYPLTFGIATLYAGVKPANETSAAAEVSE; from the coding sequence ATGAATGTAGATAAAACCGGCTCACGAGTGCAGCAGATGTTTGGCGAAATCGCACCCCGCTACGATTTTATGAATCACTTTCTGTCGGGCGGAGTCGATTACTACTGGCGCTGGCGCACCGTTCGCAAAGTTGCTCCCGCGGGTGCTGCACCCATTCTAGATGTCTGCACGGGGACCGGCGATCTGGCGATTTCCTATCTCAAAAAAGCAGGCGGCAAAACCAAGGTCGTCGGCGCTGACTTCACCCACGAAATGCTGAAGTTGGCACTCAAGAAAAACAACAGCGAATCACTGAGCTTTCTCGAAGCAGACACTCAGCAGCTCCCGTTCTCTGACAATCAGTTTCAGATTGTCTCAGTTGCCTTCGGCTTGAGAAATGTTGCCGATACCAGACGGGGACTCAAAGAGATGATTCGCGTCTGTCAGCCCGGCGGTCAGGTCGCGGTGCTCGAATTTTCGATCCCGACGAACCCGCTGTTTCGGGCCTGTTACCAATTTTATTTTCGACATATCCTCCCGAAAATGGGACAATTACTGGCCCGCAACCAGCAGTCAGCCTATAACTATTTGCCGGAGTCGGTCTCCGAATTTCCACATGGCAAGGCACTGGCTGATATGATGGATGAATGCGGCTTGCAGGGAACCCGCTGGTATCCGCTTACCTTTGGAATCGCCACGCTGTACGCCGGCGTGAAACCAGCGAACGAAACGAGTGCGGCTGCCGAAGTTTCAGAATAA
- a CDS encoding UbiX family flavin prenyltransferase, with the protein MSNVVVAITGASGAIYAVRLVEVLMAAGRTVHLTISTSAAHVMKHELGLKIDLENFDPNQLLPDHASLPADSTLKKMRHASNEDFALSSVLGDSDLQQGKLVYHHYQDFSAGIASGSFLTEGMVICPCSMGTLGSIASGACGNLIHRAADVHLKERRKLILVARETPLGLIPLENMVRLTQAGATVMPASPGFYHNPVTIHDLVDFISGRVCDHLGIKHDIHQRWGK; encoded by the coding sequence ATGTCAAATGTAGTCGTCGCAATCACCGGAGCCAGCGGTGCCATTTATGCCGTCCGCTTAGTCGAAGTTCTGATGGCTGCCGGCCGCACCGTGCATTTAACGATCAGCACTTCTGCCGCCCATGTCATGAAGCACGAACTCGGCTTGAAAATTGATCTGGAAAACTTTGATCCGAATCAACTGCTCCCCGATCATGCCAGTCTGCCGGCCGACAGCACACTCAAAAAAATGAGACATGCTTCCAACGAAGATTTCGCCTTGAGTTCTGTCTTAGGCGATTCCGATCTGCAACAGGGGAAACTGGTCTATCATCATTATCAGGATTTCTCCGCAGGCATCGCCAGTGGCTCATTCCTGACGGAAGGCATGGTGATCTGCCCCTGTTCGATGGGAACGCTGGGCAGCATCGCCTCGGGCGCCTGTGGTAATTTAATTCATCGTGCCGCCGACGTGCATTTGAAAGAACGCCGCAAACTGATTCTCGTCGCCCGCGAAACACCGCTCGGCTTGATCCCGCTGGAAAATATGGTCCGCCTGACTCAGGCCGGTGCGACGGTCATGCCCGCATCGCCCGGTTTTTATCATAATCCGGTGACGATTCACGATCTCGTCGATTTTATTTCAGGTCGCGTCTGTGATCATCTGGGAATTAAACACGATATTCATCAGCGCTGGGGCAAATAA
- the mutL gene encoding DNA mismatch repair endonuclease MutL, translating to MERKAFVEAISRIHQLDTSVINKIAAGEVIERPASAVKELLDNSIDALATRIEVDIMNGGADLIRVVDNGEGIHPDDLLLAVSSHATSKITSADDLFSVQTMGFRGEALASISEVSRFRIRTRTADQSQGLEFEVNTGTAGKPQPCGCPLGTAIEVRQLFANTPVRRKFLKTTKTEFGHISEQFTRAALAHPRLYMVLRHNNKVIFDLPPSENLIDRLRLFYGKKLADHLIWVESEVDDIRIWGYVSHPSENKSTRKGQYLFLNGRWIQDRTLQHALTEAYRGLLMVGRQPISFLYLDMPASMVDVNVHPTKSEVRFRDGQHLYRQLLSTLRSQFLSMDLQSQMSLGKKGDIDPASIAPPPTPQQQQSQLELTSWAKEQLGQVAKDHPAVQISSAPRSIASTPDLAAPFTSKDAIPLSHFQQVAEQLHSAQAPEAAAEPADLVIPDIDRPADQFAEAATADLRPIQVLNCYIVVEIKGALTIIDQHALHERIMYEYFRKRVLAQSVEAQKLLVPLTIEMSAKETALILDHAEMLGSFGLGIEEFGGNTLLVTSYPVMLKKANLEQLVRDIADNLDNAKQPSRRDLLDDLITMMSCKAAIKAGQRLTQEEIYSLLEQRHLIDDAHHCPHGRPSALVLSHAELDRQFGRMG from the coding sequence ATGGAACGGAAGGCCTTCGTGGAAGCAATTTCCCGCATTCATCAACTCGATACCAGCGTGATTAATAAAATCGCCGCCGGCGAAGTGATCGAACGCCCCGCGAGTGCCGTCAAAGAACTGCTCGATAACAGCATCGACGCCCTGGCGACCCGCATCGAGGTCGACATCATGAACGGCGGGGCCGACCTGATTCGCGTGGTCGATAACGGCGAAGGCATCCATCCCGACGATCTGCTGCTCGCCGTTTCCAGTCATGCGACCAGCAAAATTACATCCGCCGATGATCTCTTCAGCGTTCAGACCATGGGCTTTCGCGGCGAGGCACTCGCTTCGATTTCCGAAGTCAGCCGGTTTCGCATTCGCACAAGAACCGCCGATCAGTCTCAAGGACTCGAGTTCGAAGTCAACACGGGTACCGCCGGCAAACCGCAGCCTTGTGGCTGTCCGCTGGGTACCGCCATCGAAGTCCGTCAGCTCTTCGCCAACACACCTGTGCGGCGGAAGTTTCTGAAAACGACCAAAACCGAATTCGGCCACATCAGCGAACAGTTCACCCGCGCCGCTCTCGCACATCCGCGATTGTATATGGTCCTGCGTCACAATAATAAAGTCATCTTTGATCTGCCTCCCTCCGAGAATCTGATCGATCGCTTGCGACTGTTTTACGGCAAAAAACTGGCCGACCATCTGATCTGGGTCGAATCCGAAGTCGACGACATTCGCATCTGGGGTTACGTCTCTCATCCCAGCGAAAATAAATCGACCCGCAAAGGACAGTACCTGTTCCTGAACGGCCGCTGGATTCAGGATCGCACCCTGCAGCACGCATTGACCGAAGCCTATCGCGGCTTATTGATGGTCGGAAGACAGCCGATTTCGTTTCTCTATCTCGATATGCCCGCTTCGATGGTCGATGTGAATGTGCATCCCACCAAATCCGAAGTCCGTTTCCGCGACGGCCAGCATCTGTATCGTCAACTACTCTCCACATTGCGCAGTCAGTTCCTCAGTATGGATCTGCAGTCGCAGATGTCACTCGGGAAAAAAGGGGACATCGATCCGGCTTCGATTGCACCACCGCCCACACCGCAACAGCAGCAGAGTCAGCTCGAATTAACCAGTTGGGCCAAAGAACAACTGGGTCAAGTTGCCAAAGATCATCCCGCGGTTCAAATCAGTTCTGCTCCGCGTTCCATTGCATCAACGCCCGACCTCGCGGCTCCGTTTACCAGCAAAGACGCCATTCCGCTCTCTCACTTCCAGCAGGTCGCCGAGCAGCTGCATTCAGCACAGGCACCGGAAGCAGCGGCGGAACCAGCCGACCTGGTCATCCCCGACATTGATCGACCCGCAGATCAGTTCGCCGAAGCCGCCACCGCCGATCTCAGACCGATTCAGGTCTTGAACTGTTACATCGTTGTTGAAATCAAAGGCGCGCTCACCATCATCGATCAGCATGCTTTGCACGAACGCATCATGTATGAGTACTTCCGCAAACGTGTTCTCGCTCAATCGGTCGAAGCACAAAAGTTACTTGTCCCCCTCACGATTGAAATGAGTGCCAAAGAAACCGCCCTCATTCTTGACCACGCGGAAATGCTGGGTAGCTTCGGTCTCGGCATCGAAGAGTTCGGCGGCAACACACTGCTTGTGACCAGTTATCCTGTGATGCTTAAAAAGGCGAACCTCGAACAGCTCGTGCGCGACATCGCCGACAACCTCGATAATGCCAAGCAACCCTCAAGGCGGGATCTGCTGGACGATCTGATTACGATGATGTCCTGCAAAGCCGCCATCAAAGCGGGCCAGCGTCTGACGCAGGAAGAAATTTATAGCCTGCTCGAACAGCGTCATCTGATCGACGATGCCCATCACTGTCCTCATGGCCGACCCTCGGCCTTGGTTCTCAGTCACGCCGAACTCGATCGCCAGTTCGGACGCATGGGCTAA
- a CDS encoding alpha/beta fold hydrolase: MLTETWVNQSNLKLNYAISLETGAPLILLHGVTRRWQSFLPLIGPLGVHRQLIALDSRGHGLSSKPEIGYLVRDYAADIIAFIKDRDQPAAIYGHSLGALVAAAVAAELPELVTAVILEDPPFNTMNENISATVFHSFFKAMQTFAGDQRTINEISRDLSEVRLHNPENGVEFRLGDVRDGVSLRFTASCLQQLDPAVLLPIVEGRWLEGYETESVFRHLSCPALLIQADSTAGGMLPDNDAAQLEAWSDNLTRIKVPGVGHLVHSSATQQVVNQVLGFLAST; this comes from the coding sequence GTGCTCACAGAAACATGGGTGAATCAATCCAATTTGAAACTGAATTATGCGATCAGTCTTGAGACGGGGGCTCCGCTAATTCTGTTGCATGGAGTGACACGCCGCTGGCAATCCTTCCTGCCTCTGATTGGCCCGTTGGGCGTTCATCGACAATTGATCGCCCTGGATTCGCGCGGCCATGGCCTGTCATCAAAGCCGGAAATCGGCTACCTCGTTCGAGATTATGCTGCTGATATCATCGCATTCATCAAAGACCGCGATCAGCCAGCCGCCATTTATGGTCACTCATTAGGTGCGCTCGTGGCCGCTGCCGTTGCTGCTGAACTTCCGGAACTGGTTACTGCTGTGATCCTGGAAGATCCGCCCTTCAATACGATGAACGAAAACATTTCAGCAACGGTCTTTCATAGTTTTTTTAAAGCCATGCAAACCTTTGCCGGCGATCAGCGAACGATTAACGAAATCTCGCGAGACCTGTCAGAGGTACGCTTGCACAATCCGGAAAACGGGGTGGAATTCAGATTGGGAGATGTCCGCGATGGTGTCTCACTGAGGTTTACCGCAAGCTGTCTACAGCAGCTTGACCCCGCGGTCCTGTTACCCATTGTGGAAGGGCGCTGGCTGGAGGGATATGAAACAGAGTCGGTGTTTCGCCACCTTTCCTGCCCGGCGCTGCTGATTCAAGCCGATTCCACAGCGGGAGGCATGCTGCCGGACAACGATGCGGCTCAACTGGAAGCATGGTCTGATAATCTGACGCGCATTAAAGTTCCCGGCGTGGGACACCTGGTCCACTCGTCCGCCACACAACAGGTCGTCAATCAGGTATTGGGATTCCTGGCATCCACCTGA
- a CDS encoding metal-dependent hydrolase family protein: MKTATNKTVIKNGQIVDGTGAQPIADGAVLVENGRITFVGKQDDLPPLSAETEQIDACGGTIMPGLVEAHFHPTYFNVAKLEDLDIKYPVEYVTLLAACNAKLALECGYTAARSGGSLFNIDVWMKKAIENDLIPGPRMAASGREICGAGGLMDWNPDFRKIGMEGLILLVNGADEARTAVRKLVKDGVEWVKTYPTGDAADANANDHHTLCMTFDEMHAVVQTAHNHNLKVTGHCRATEGIKNALLANYDAIEHGTFMDDETLDLLLARDVPVVPALYFEQASIEVGPEYGMPQDVIDGHQETLEGGAESARRILAAGGRLGMGGDYGFAWNPHGDYAKELEFFVNYVGLKPLDVLKCATKTGAEILGREDEIGTLANGKLADVLVVDGDIVTDISILQDRSRIIAVMQGGITKAGRLTVPMINHRI; the protein is encoded by the coding sequence ATGAAGACAGCCACGAATAAAACGGTGATCAAAAATGGCCAGATCGTTGACGGCACCGGGGCTCAGCCGATTGCCGACGGCGCCGTCCTGGTCGAAAATGGCCGCATCACATTTGTCGGCAAGCAGGATGATCTGCCACCGCTGTCAGCAGAGACAGAACAGATTGATGCCTGTGGCGGCACCATCATGCCCGGCCTGGTGGAAGCGCACTTCCATCCTACCTATTTCAACGTTGCCAAACTGGAAGATCTGGATATCAAGTATCCCGTTGAGTACGTCACGCTGCTGGCGGCCTGTAATGCGAAGCTGGCTTTGGAATGTGGATACACGGCGGCCCGCAGTGGGGGCAGCCTGTTTAATATCGATGTCTGGATGAAAAAAGCGATCGAGAACGATCTCATTCCCGGACCAAGAATGGCCGCCAGCGGACGCGAAATTTGTGGCGCTGGCGGCTTGATGGACTGGAATCCCGACTTTCGCAAAATTGGCATGGAAGGCCTGATCTTACTGGTGAACGGGGCCGACGAAGCACGCACCGCCGTACGTAAACTGGTGAAAGATGGTGTCGAATGGGTCAAGACCTATCCCACAGGCGATGCCGCCGACGCGAACGCGAACGACCATCACACGCTCTGCATGACCTTTGACGAAATGCATGCAGTGGTCCAGACCGCCCACAACCATAATTTAAAAGTCACCGGCCACTGTCGGGCCACCGAAGGGATCAAGAATGCCCTTTTAGCAAATTACGACGCCATCGAGCATGGCACTTTCATGGATGACGAAACACTCGATCTGCTGTTGGCGCGCGATGTACCTGTGGTGCCGGCGTTGTATTTTGAACAGGCCAGCATTGAAGTTGGTCCCGAGTATGGGATGCCGCAAGATGTGATTGACGGCCATCAGGAAACATTGGAAGGGGGGGCCGAAAGCGCCCGCCGCATTCTGGCAGCAGGCGGACGGCTCGGAATGGGAGGCGATTACGGCTTCGCCTGGAACCCGCATGGCGACTATGCGAAAGAGCTGGAATTCTTCGTGAACTATGTCGGGCTGAAACCGCTGGATGTGCTGAAATGTGCCACGAAAACCGGCGCGGAAATCCTGGGCCGCGAAGATGAAATCGGCACGCTGGCCAACGGCAAATTAGCCGATGTTCTGGTTGTGGATGGCGATATAGTCACGGACATTTCCATTCTGCAAGATCGTTCAAGAATCATCGCCGTGATGCAGGGCGGCATTACAAAGGCCGGACGACTGACGGTACCCATGATCAATCACAGGATCTAG
- a CDS encoding DUF1501 domain-containing protein, with translation MLSILGPKQRQCDGSRRQFLKIGGLALGGLSLPQILQAEAQAGATAGPLGHKAIIMIYLSGGPSHQDMYDLKMEAPSEIRGDFKPIDTNVPGIQICEHLPRLATMMDKFAVIRSLHGCPDQHASDLCMSGWPIGGKGRQSGHPSLGSVLSKVQGPVDKAVPPFVGLSIKSRHEPYGNPGFPGFLGKAHSPLQPTGEGMDNMRLQGISLDRLRDRKALLAGIDSFRHTADAAYDGLDAFSQRAFDVLTSSKLVEAMDLEKEDPAVRDRYGRGDDSPAFGEDAGPHWLDQFLMARRLVEVGVRCVTLSFGSWDRHHSNFARLPLQLAKFDQGITALVEDLHARGLQNDVSVIAWGEFGRTPRINKDAGRDHWPQASCALLAGGGMRTGQVIGSTNRLGEVPLDRPLHYQNVFATLYRQLGIDPATTTIPDHAGRPQYTLDIREPIDELI, from the coding sequence ATGCTCTCGATCCTGGGACCGAAACAGAGACAATGCGACGGATCAAGGAGGCAATTCCTCAAGATCGGCGGTCTTGCGCTGGGCGGACTCTCGCTGCCACAGATCCTGCAGGCCGAAGCACAGGCAGGGGCAACGGCCGGGCCGTTAGGTCACAAAGCCATCATCATGATTTACCTCTCCGGCGGTCCCTCTCATCAGGATATGTACGACCTGAAGATGGAAGCGCCGTCAGAGATTCGTGGCGACTTCAAACCGATCGATACGAACGTGCCTGGCATCCAGATTTGCGAACACCTGCCGCGACTGGCCACGATGATGGATAAGTTCGCCGTCATCCGCTCCCTGCACGGCTGCCCCGATCAACACGCTTCTGATCTCTGCATGAGCGGCTGGCCCATCGGTGGCAAGGGACGGCAGTCGGGGCATCCTTCACTCGGTTCCGTCTTGTCCAAAGTCCAGGGACCGGTCGACAAAGCGGTACCGCCGTTTGTCGGACTCAGTATCAAGAGCCGTCATGAACCGTATGGCAACCCCGGTTTCCCTGGATTTCTGGGCAAAGCGCATTCCCCGCTCCAGCCGACGGGAGAAGGCATGGACAACATGCGCCTGCAGGGGATATCGCTCGATCGTTTGCGCGACCGTAAAGCATTGTTGGCCGGCATCGATTCCTTTCGCCATACCGCTGACGCTGCCTATGATGGACTGGATGCCTTCTCACAACGGGCCTTCGATGTGTTGACGTCGAGTAAACTGGTCGAAGCGATGGACCTCGAAAAAGAAGATCCCGCCGTGCGAGACCGCTACGGTCGGGGGGATGACAGTCCTGCCTTTGGAGAAGACGCCGGCCCGCATTGGCTGGATCAATTCCTGATGGCCCGCCGCCTGGTTGAAGTCGGCGTCCGCTGTGTCACGTTATCGTTTGGCAGTTGGGATCGGCACCACTCGAACTTTGCCCGCTTGCCATTGCAGTTAGCCAAATTCGATCAGGGGATCACCGCACTCGTGGAAGACCTGCACGCACGCGGACTGCAAAACGATGTGAGCGTGATTGCCTGGGGCGAATTCGGACGTACGCCCCGTATTAACAAAGATGCCGGCCGCGATCATTGGCCACAAGCTTCATGTGCATTGCTTGCCGGCGGCGGGATGCGCACAGGGCAGGTCATCGGCTCCACGAATCGGCTGGGCGAAGTCCCCCTCGATCGCCCGCTTCACTATCAGAACGTCTTTGCCACACTCTATCGTCAGCTGGGTATCGACCCCGCGACGACGACGATTCCCGACCACGCCGGTCGCCCGCAATACACGCTCGACATTAGAGAACCGATCGACGAGCTGATCTGA
- a CDS encoding family 16 glycoside hydrolase, with protein MLKQAACLCLALTFLAPSLLKAEKNASLKPALTKIDKPTQAESFDGKKLGKQWAANKGAWTIEEGTLVGKELPADKHAAVLTWKLPHQNSALRCSFQLKDAKFFHVSLNHPKGHLFRIMIDESGMILRTDKNKKDPKSKPITLAKAKTKLDPNKWYTLQLEMQGDKVVAQIDNGLKVEGQHPSLDSRKTGYRFVMKGKTLLLDDLSAWNLDD; from the coding sequence ATGTTGAAACAAGCCGCTTGCCTCTGTCTGGCTCTGACCTTCCTGGCTCCCTCGTTGTTGAAAGCCGAAAAGAATGCATCGCTCAAACCGGCGTTGACGAAGATTGACAAGCCGACACAAGCCGAGTCGTTCGATGGTAAAAAACTCGGCAAGCAATGGGCGGCGAACAAAGGCGCATGGACCATCGAAGAAGGCACGCTGGTAGGCAAGGAATTGCCGGCCGACAAGCATGCGGCTGTGCTGACCTGGAAACTGCCTCACCAGAATTCGGCCCTTCGCTGTTCGTTTCAGCTCAAGGATGCGAAGTTTTTTCACGTGAGCCTGAATCATCCCAAAGGGCACCTGTTCCGCATTATGATCGACGAGTCCGGCATGATTTTGAGGACCGATAAAAACAAGAAAGACCCGAAGTCCAAGCCGATCACATTAGCCAAAGCCAAAACGAAGCTGGATCCCAACAAGTGGTATACGCTGCAACTGGAAATGCAGGGAGACAAGGTCGTTGCCCAGATTGATAACGGCTTAAAAGTCGAAGGCCAGCATCCTTCACTCGACAGCAGGAAAACCGGCTACCGCTTCGTCATGAAAGGCAAAACGCTGTTGCTGGATGATCTATCCGCCTGGAATCTGGATGATTAG
- a CDS encoding prenyltransferase/squalene oxidase repeat-containing protein: MLAFSSLLLTVSIAALPEDQVTTTQVRETVQHSIPFIEEKGLWWIEKKKCVSCHRGGNMIWSLNASKQRGFEVSEQLKEWTDWSTDKSLSKNDKGKTVGLGNKEGVAQILLSSGHASITPDQKKTRQKLTALLFDDQQPDGSWKPGGQLPFQKRTVPETTSVSTMWLALTLFREGNEKSKPVVEKAMQFINASPPGKSTEWYAVRLLLAIESKQVDVRDQMVEQLRSLQKPNGGWGWMVADESDALGTGMALYALVVAGLDHEDASIKRAQQFLVSTQRKDGSWPVKGTKEKKKASIQETAVYWGTCWAVIGLVESLPQ, from the coding sequence ATGCTTGCCTTCAGTTCCCTTTTGTTGACGGTATCGATCGCTGCCCTGCCCGAGGATCAGGTTACCACGACTCAGGTTCGCGAAACGGTTCAGCACAGCATTCCCTTTATCGAGGAGAAAGGGCTGTGGTGGATTGAGAAAAAGAAATGCGTTTCCTGCCACCGTGGCGGAAATATGATCTGGAGCCTGAATGCGTCGAAGCAGCGCGGTTTTGAAGTCAGTGAGCAATTGAAAGAATGGACCGACTGGTCAACCGACAAATCGCTCTCAAAAAATGACAAAGGCAAAACGGTCGGACTCGGAAACAAGGAGGGGGTGGCTCAAATTCTTTTAAGCTCTGGTCATGCCAGCATCACCCCGGATCAAAAGAAGACACGCCAAAAACTGACCGCGCTTCTTTTCGACGACCAACAGCCGGACGGTTCCTGGAAACCGGGGGGACAGCTCCCGTTTCAAAAACGCACCGTACCTGAAACGACCAGCGTCTCAACCATGTGGCTGGCACTGACGCTGTTCAGAGAAGGGAATGAAAAGAGTAAACCCGTTGTTGAAAAAGCCATGCAGTTTATCAATGCCAGTCCGCCCGGAAAGAGTACTGAATGGTATGCGGTGCGATTACTACTCGCAATTGAAAGTAAGCAAGTTGATGTTCGCGATCAAATGGTAGAGCAACTCCGAAGTCTGCAAAAACCGAATGGCGGCTGGGGTTGGATGGTGGCTGACGAAAGCGACGCATTGGGAACGGGGATGGCACTCTATGCTTTAGTGGTCGCCGGCCTGGACCATGAGGACGCTTCGATCAAACGGGCACAACAGTTTCTCGTCAGTACGCAACGCAAAGATGGTTCGTGGCCTGTGAAGGGAACCAAAGAAAAGAAAAAAGCGAGCATTCAGGAAACCGCCGTCTACTGGGGCACCTGCTGGGCCGTCATCGGTCTGGTGGAAAGCCTGCCGCAATAG
- a CDS encoding DinB family protein, which yields MNTIEFIRSGLEYSKNWTCTLLDDMRDTPFVEPTPRGGNHPLWVLGHLIVNESVLLDEWIQGKPNRFPEYHELFGYGSTPVANPTKYPAYDEIRPRFDEIRQDTLAYLKQISEDDLDKPSHYTKDPFYNTVGNCFQAMIMHPMSHSGNVTDARRAAGKPPLMT from the coding sequence ATGAACACGATCGAATTCATTCGCTCCGGTCTCGAATACAGTAAAAACTGGACGTGTACCCTGCTGGACGATATGCGAGATACTCCTTTTGTCGAACCGACGCCGCGCGGCGGCAATCACCCCCTCTGGGTGCTGGGACATTTGATCGTGAATGAATCGGTCCTGCTGGATGAGTGGATCCAGGGAAAACCAAATCGCTTCCCGGAATATCATGAACTGTTTGGTTACGGCTCCACTCCTGTTGCCAATCCGACGAAGTATCCGGCATACGATGAAATCCGTCCCCGCTTTGATGAAATCCGCCAGGACACACTGGCCTACCTCAAACAGATTTCTGAAGATGACCTCGACAAACCGAGCCACTATACCAAAGATCCGTTTTACAATACCGTCGGAAACTGTTTCCAGGCAATGATCATGCACCCCATGAGCCACTCCGGCAATGTCACCGACGCCCGTCGCGCCGCCGGGAAACCGCCACTGATGACTTGA